A stretch of Lathyrus oleraceus cultivar Zhongwan6 chromosome 6, CAAS_Psat_ZW6_1.0, whole genome shotgun sequence DNA encodes these proteins:
- the LOC127097533 gene encoding uncharacterized protein LOC127097533, protein MASSNCTSQDMASMATQICNQIASIFSNSTHPHPPPLDLLVTELSTVATRKSRVFLYGVGREGIMLKALCMRLAHLGLSAHLVFDMTTPPISSGDLLIASAGPGGFSTVDALCSVARSNGGRVLLLTAQPETGSCVKHASVVAYVPAQTMANDADEGNVKSRPLLPMGSVYEGALFVLFEMVVYKLGEVLGETPEAIRSRHTNLE, encoded by the coding sequence ATGGCTTCTTCAAATTGTACTTCTCAAGATATGGCTTCAATGGCGACACAAATCTGCAACCAAATAGCCTCCATATTTTCAAACTCCACTCATCCACACCCACCTCCACTCGATCTCTTAGTCACCGAGCTCTCCACCGTCGCCACACGAAAAAGCCGCGTTTTCCTCTACGGAGTAGGCCGGGAGGGGATAATGCTAAAAGCCCTCTGCATGCGTCTCGCCCATCTCGGCCTGTCAGCCCATCTAGTCTTCGATATGACCACTCCACCGATCAGTTCCGGAGATCTCCTGATCGCCTCCGCCGGTCCGGGAGGCTTCTCCACCGTGGATGCCTTATGCTCGGTGGCACGGTCTAACGGCGGAAGGGTGCTGCTTCTGACGGCCCAGCCTGAGACGGGTTCGTGTGTGAAGCATGCTAGCGTGGTGGCTTACGTGCCTGCGCAGACCATGGCGAATGATGCGGACGAGGGGAATGTGAAATCTAGACCGTTGCTTCCGATGGGAAGTGTGTACGAAGGTGCACTGTTTGTACTATTTGAGATGGTTGTGTACAAGTTGGGGGAGGTTTTAGGTGAGACTCCGGAAGCTATTCGATCTCGCCACACTAATCTTGAATGA
- the LOC127097468 gene encoding protein phosphatase inhibitor 2, producing MKGRVKWDEVNIGNIEATKPVRQKITEPKTPYHPMIEEDSSPSPERRGYDECDDNKSDPVKAEEPAFDNAACCSRKKTSESGGWSSSEDEEDETEQTDEDACCSFKEHRRAHYDEFLKVKELRQQSALLENGSDEDNNTELAEEKKPGVDSSSPASAE from the exons ATGAA GGGACGTGTGAAATGGGATGAAGTTAATATTGGAAACATTGAAGCAACTAAACCCGTGAGGCAAAAAATTACTGAGCCGAAGACTCCATATCATCCTATGATCGAAGAAGACA GCTCTCCATCTCCCGAAAGACGAGGGTATGATGAATGCGATGATAATAAAAGCGACCCAGTAAAAGCTGAAGAACCTGCTTTTGATAATGCGGCCTGTTGCAGCAGGAAAAAAACTAGCGAATCTGGCGGCTGGTCATCATCTGAGGATGAGGAAGACGAAACAGAACAAACTGATGAAG ATGCCTGTTGTAGTTTTAAAGAGCATCGACGGGCCCATTATGATGAATTCCTTAAAGTCAAAGAACTGAGACAGCAGTCGGCTCTACTAGAGAATGGAAGTGACGAGGATAATAATACAGAGCTTGCCGAGGAGAAGAAACCTGGCGTTGATTCATCTTCTCCGGCGAGTGCTGAATAA